In the Helianthus annuus cultivar XRQ/B chromosome 11, HanXRQr2.0-SUNRISE, whole genome shotgun sequence genome, one interval contains:
- the LOC110889006 gene encoding uncharacterized protein LOC110889006 yields the protein MLHDLSNGGKCRELIRMSEKAFMTLCSILKRDGGLRATQRMSVEEHVATFLHIVGNDLRNRFTSWLYRRSGSTISRCVHRVLRAIISLEGRYIQQPKGDIVPKEIQEKKRVYPFFKDCIGAIDGTHVRVKVPNKDAPRYRGRKGYPTTNVLDACTFDLKFTYVLTGWEGTASDSRIIKNALTRDDKLVIPTGRYCLVDAGLPHTSTLMAPYRGVRYHLKEYSTRAPENAKELFNLRHASLRNAIERAFGVLKKRFPIIRSTAEPFYSCETQSGIFLACCILHNFLLEEDRDKDLEDEVIQEVLDGPQEEESQITRDIREGSTRSEQLRNSIANEMWTNYLNYPNNEIDMSK from the exons ATGTTACACGACCTTTCAAACGGCGGTAAATGTCGTGAGCTTATCCGCATGAGTGAGAAAGCTTTTATGACATTGTGCAGTATCTTAAAGCGTGATGGTGGACTTCGAGCTACTCAACGCATGTCTGTTGAAGAGCATGTTGCAACATTTTTGCATATTGTAGGCAATGATTTGAGAAATCGGTTTACCTCGTGGCTATACCGTCGTTCTGGGTCCACAATTAGTCGGTGCGTCCATAGAGTTTTGCGAGCGATTATATCATTAGAAGGTCGTTATATTCAACAACCTAAAGGTGATATTGTCCCAAAAGAAATTCAGGAAAAAAAGAGAGTTTATCCTTTTTTTAAGGATTGTATCGGTGCAATTGATGGAACACATGTTCGCGTCAAAGTACCTAATAAGGATGCCCCTAGATATCGTGGTCGTAAGGGATACCCGACAACAAATGTATTGGATGCTTGTACATTTGATTTAAAGTTTACGTATGTGCTAACTGGATGGGAGGGTACAGCATCAGACTCAAGAATTATAAAGAATGCGCTTACTAGAGATGATAAACTAGTCATTCCAACTG GTAGATATTGTTTAGTAGACGCGGGTTTACCTCACACGAGTACCCTAATGGCACCATATAGAGGTGTTAGGTATCATTTGAAAGAGTACTCCACGCGCGCCCCTGAGAATGCAAAGGAGTTGTTTAATCTTCGTCATGCATCATTACGCAACGCAATTGAACGAGCATTTGGTGTCCTAAAAAAGAGGTTTCCTATTATTAGAAGTACAGCGGAACCATTTTACTCGTGTGAAACACAGTCTGGCATCTTTTTAgcatgttgtattttacacaacTTTTTATTAGAGGAAGATCGTGACAAAGATCTTGAAGATGAGGTCATACAAGAGGTGTTAGATGGACCACAAGAGGAAGAAAGTCAAATTACAAGAGACATACGTGAGGGTAGTACGAGATCCGAACAACTAAGGAACTCAATTGCAAATGAAATGTGGACCAACTATTTGAATTATCCAAACAATGAAATAGATATGTCAAAGTAG
- the LOC110887500 gene encoding uncharacterized protein At2g29880-like: MIEELNTKLQIELTKKHLKNRLKTLKEHFSQWYDMFRGTSLSGFSWNSETQLIEAEDEVWDKLIDSKPDAAALKTKKVSNFNEMLQLFAKDRASGAQAETAKERNARMKENDSINMETIPEVDDFCAANDVVLESQCNTDDDIQVLPPTSSRAKKCKSRKRKVEQQDEDLTSMIMNGVSSVANAIYEGNKILERAYHREYTGEEIYNALEPLGLDSHEIRGALNYLATNQAKARMLFSCPPLIRLGLLRDMMGSGN, from the exons ATGATTGAGGAGCTGAACACAAAGCTTCAAATTGAATTGACCAAAAAACATTTGAAGAATCGTTTAAAAACGTTGAAAGAGCATTTTTCTCAATGGTATGACATGTTTCGTGGAACGTCATTGAGTGGATTCTCATGGAATTCAGAAACTCAATTAATTGAAGCGGAGGATGAAGTCTGGGATAAATTAATAGAT TCAAAGCCTGATGCTGCGGCACTGAAGACGAAGAAAGTCTCAAACTTCAATGAAATGCTACAACTCTTTGCCAAAGATAGGGCATCCGGTGCACAAGCTGAAACAGCTAAAGAAAGAAATGCCCGAATGAAAGAAAATGATAGCATTAACATGGAAACAATTCCAGAAGTTGATGACTTCTGCGCTGCCAATGATGTAGTTCTGGAGAGCCAATGCAATACTGATGATGATATTCAAGTGTTACCTCCTACGTCTTCTCGTGCAAAGAAATGTAAGAGTAGAAAAAGAAAAGTTGAACAACAAGATGAAGATTTAACGTCTATGATTATGAATGGCGTTAGCAGTGTGGCTAATGCTATTTATGAAGGCAATAAAATACTTGAAAGAGCTTATCATCGCGAATACACAGGTGAAGAAATTTATAATGCACTAGAGCCATTGGGTTTGGATTCCCATGAAATACGTGGAGCTTTAAATTACTTGGCAACCAACCAAGCAAAAGCAAGGATGCTATTTAGTTGTCCTCCTCTGATACGTTTGGGTTTACTAAGAGATATGATGGGTTCCGGTAACTAA
- the LOC110891477 gene encoding receptor-like protein kinase ANXUR2 has product MGCMDPTIEKTGGVTHKSDIYSFGVVLFEILCERKALIQNEVDRSLAQMAKYGYENGTLYDIIHPHLLNQILSPQSLLIYSKVAYSCLNDDRAHRPDTHYIVAKLEKALELQLRHENIYLYFLFYLKERKFGHLKIRLGDIKLATNNFSKTYGIASVASECTLYRAELHCFDKKNPSSEKGKNIGEHPKAHNIVVIKRYTSGNKWYGEKELYTEIEMLSSVEHPNIVTLIGFCIEDSEMILVTDNVSNGYLRNYLRNDNDMRFLTWEKRLKICMDVANALEHLHSEMEDQKMIIHRDICSYNIGLDQNWRAKIDGFGNCVFLPPNQEDEAVYINLRGRPVYIDPEYEKTYKLKRESDVYSFGIVLLEILCGRAVNDPIYLKESHKGLGRVARQSFCTGTLEDIIDPILKEETSEYNFVLKRGPNKESLHTFMKIAYQCLAETQDQRPTMKVVVKELEKALSFQLNSEVKSDYVEEKSHASVIETQVVELFNEVNSMNMTDKSENFEIHNKENMLHDQTDDPAEPDC; this is encoded by the exons ATGGGGTGTATGGACCCAACAATTGAAAAGACGGGAGGTGTGACCCACAAGTCGGACATCTACTCATTcggtgttgttttatttgaaatattGTGTGAGAGGAAAGCATTAATTCAGAACGAGGTTGATAGGTCTCTAGCTCAGATGGCCAAGTATGGTTATGAAAACGGAACATTGTATGATATAATCCATCCTCATCTATTAAATCAAATATTGTCTCCGCAATCACTCCTCATATACTCAAAGGTAGCATATTCTTGCTTAAATGATGATCGAGCACACCGCCCAGATACGCACTATATTGTGGCAAAACTTGAGAAAGCATTGGAACTTCAGTTGCGTCATGAAAATATT TATCTTTATTTTCTATTCTACTTGAAA GAAAGGAAGTTTGGACACTTGAAGATTCGTCTTGGTGATATTAAATTAGCAACAAATAATTTCTCAAAGACATACGGAATTGCATCTGTGGCTAGCGAATGTACTTTGTACAGAGCAGAACTCCActgttttgataaaaaaaatccTTCATCTGAAAAGGGGAAGAACATAGGAGAACATCCCAAGGCACACAACATTGTGGTTATAAAACGGTACACCTCTGGAAATAAGTGGTATGGAGAAAAAGAGCTTTATACCGAAATTGAGATGCTTTCGAGTGTTGAGCATCCGAACATAGTCACTTTAATTGGATTCTGTATTGAAGATTCTGAGATGATCCTTGTCACTGATAATGTGTCTAATGGATACCTTCGGAATTATTTGAGAAACGACAATGATATGCGTTTTTTGACATGGGAGAAGCGTTTGAAAATCTGCATGGATGTTGCGAACGCATTGGAGCACCTTCACTCTGAAATGGAAGACCAAAAGATGATAATACACCGTGATATATGTAGCTACAACATTGGGTTGGACCAGAACTGGAGGGCAAAGATTGATGGGTTTGGAAACTGTGTATTCTTACCGCCAAATCAAGAAGACGAAGCTGTCTATATCAACTTGCGTGGCAGACCGGTCTACATAGATCCAGAGTATGAGAAGACTTATAAGTTAAAAAGAGAATCAGATGTATATAGTTTTGGAATAGTTTTGCTTGAAATTCTATGTGGGAGGGCAGTCAATGACCCAATTTACTTGAAGGAGAGTCACAAAGGGTTGGGCCGTGTGGCAAGACAAAGCTTCTGCACAGGAACTCTAGAGGACATAATAGATCCTATActaaaggaagaaacaagtgaATACAATTTTGTCCTAAAGAGAGGACCCAACAAGGAGTCTTTACACACATTCATGAAAATTGCATATCAATGTTTGGCAGAAACTCAAGATCAACGTCCGACAATGAAAGTCGTTGTCAAGGAACTTGAGAAAGCATTATCATTTCAA TTGAATTCAGAGGTAAAATCTGATTATGTGGAGGAGAAGAGTCATGCTTCCGTAATTGAGACACAAGTAGTTGAGCTTTTCAATGAAGTGAACAGTATGAACATGACTGACAAATctgaaaattttgaaattcatAACAAGGAAAATATGTTACATGACCAAACGGATGACCCAGCTGAACCTGATTGTT GA